Proteins from a single region of Gossypium arboreum isolate Shixiya-1 chromosome 1, ASM2569848v2, whole genome shotgun sequence:
- the LOC108480815 gene encoding serine/threonine-protein kinase BRI1-like 2, whose product MEGKPFQLSYHLPLILIFTVYISVSAAEQTVVPSIKTDAVALLGFKKMIDNDPTGVLSGWKLETSPCLWYGVKCSSGRVVQLDLNQCSLYGTIFFNPLASLDMLYSLDLSGNMFTVNSTTLLLLPYGLKRLQLSDTGLFGLFPDTIFSKLPNLEYVNLSHNNLTGTLPDNLFSSNPDKLQVLDLSANNITGSISGLKLENSCNSLLVLDLSSNRFVDSIPVYLSNCTKLTALNLSLNSLTGEIPSSLGELKTLQRLDLSFNHLTGWIPSELGNACDSLLALRLSFNNFSGPVPSSLSSCSYLQILDLSNNNITGPFPDSILENLGALEALLLSNNIIIAPFPSSISYCKSLRIVDLSSNKFFGTIPPDICPGAAALEELKIPDNLVAGQIPTQLSQCPRLRTVDFSLNYLNGSIPTELGALENLEQLIAWFNDLEGQIPKELGKCSKLKDLILNNNRLSGEIPMELFNCSNLEWISLTSNELTGSIPREFGLLSRLAVLQLANNSLSGEIPGELGNCTSLVWLDLNSNKLTGEIPPRLGRQLGAKSLSGILSGNTLVFVRNVGNSCKGVGGLLEFAGIRPERLLQISNLKSCDFTRMYSGPVLSLFTQYQTLEYLDLSYNQLRGKIPIEIGEMVALQVLELAHNQLSGEIPSSLGQLRNLGVFDASHNRLQGQIPESFSNLSFLVQIDLSYNELTGPIPQRGQLSTLPATQYANNPGLCGVPLPECRNGNNQAATNSDLDGGKRRRKPAAVSWANSIVLGILISIASICILIVWAIAMRARRREAEEVKMLNRLQAVHAATTWKIEKEKEPLSINVATFQRQLRKLKFSTLIEATNGFSAASLIGCGGFGEVFKATLKDGSSVAIKKLIRLSCQGDREFMAEMETLGKIKHRNLVPLLGYCMIGEERLLVYEFMEYGSLEEMLHGRAKARDRRILTWEERKKIARGAAKGLCFLHHNCIPHIIHRDMKSSNVLLDHEMEARVSDFGMARLISALDTHLSVSTLAGTPGYVPPEYYQSFRCTVRGDVYSFGVVLLELLTGKRPTDKEDFGDTNLVGWVKMKIREQKHMEVIDPEILLVTKGTDEAEAEEVKEMMRYLEITLQCVDDFPSKRPSMLQVVAMLRELMPGSANGSSNSA is encoded by the coding sequence ATGGAGGGGAAACCATTTCAGCTTTCCTATCATCTGCCTCTCATACTTATCTTTACAGTGTATATCTCAGTTTCAGCAGCGGAACAAACGGTTGTTCCATCCATCAAAACCGATGCAGTAGCTTTACTTGGGTTCAAAAAGATGATCGACAACGACCCGACTGGAGTTCTATCAGGGTGGAAGCTTGAAACCAGTCCATGCCTTTGGTATGGAGTTAAATGCTCATCGGGTAGAGTGGTTCAGCTTGACCTTAACCAGTGTAGCCTCTATGGCACCATCTTTTTCAACCCTTTGGCTTCTCTTGATATGTTATATTCTTTGGATTTGTCTGGGAATATGTTCACTGTAAATTCAACGACTTTGCTGCTCCTCCCATATGGATTGAAGCGTCTCCAGTTGTCTGACACTGGTCTTTTTGGTCTATTCCCTGATACCATTTTCTCCAAGCTTCCAAATCTTGAATACGTGAATTTATCCCATAATAATCTCACAGGGACTTTACCTGATAATCTTTTTTCATCAAATCCTGATAAGTTGCAGGTTCTTGATCTCTCTGCTAACAACATCACAGGTTCTATTTCAGGGTTGAAATTAGAGAATTCTTGCAATTCCTTGCTCGTCCTTGATTTGTCTTCAAACCGTTTTGTTGATTCCATTCCTGTTTATCTTTCGAATTGCACCAAGCTCACTGCATTGAATCTTTCACTCAATTCTCTCACTGGGGAGATCCCAAGCTCTTTAGGGGAGCTTAAAACCTTACAAAGGCTTGACCTTTCTTTTAACCATCTCACTGGTTGGATTCCTTCCGAGTTGGGGAATGCATGTGACTCACTTTTGGCACTCAGGCTTTCTTTCAACAACTTTTCAGGCCCAGTTCCCAGTTCATTATCTTCATGTTCATATCTTCAGATTCTTGATTTATCTAATAACAACATAACGGGCCCCTTTCCAGATTCTATCCTTGAGAATCTTGGTGCATTAGAGGCTTTGTTGTTGAGTAATAACATCATCATTGCGCCATTTCCTTCTTCGATTTCATATTGTAAGAGCTTGAGAATTGTGGATTTGAGTTCCAATAAATTCTTTGGGACCATTCCACCTGATATATGCCCAGGAGCTGCCGCACTTGAAGAGCTGAAGATCCCAGACAATCTCGTTGCTGGACAAATTCCGACTCAATTGTCACAATGTCCCCGGCTGAGGACAGTTGATTTTAGTTTGAACTATCTCAATGGATCGATCCCAACGGAGCTTGGGGCGCTTGAGAATCTAGAGCAGCTGATAGCATGGTTCAATGACTTGGAGGGGCAAATCCCAAAAGAATTGGGAAAATGCAGCAAATTAAAAGATCTGATCCTTAATAACAACCGACTTAGTGGTGAGATACCTATGGAGTTATTCAACTGCAGCAATCTGGAATGGATATCTCTCACAAGCAATGAACTCACGGGTTCAATCCCACGAGAATTCGGCCTTTTATCAAGGTTAGCTGTTCTTCAGCTAGCAAACAATAGCTTGAGCGGCGAGATACCAGGAGAGCTAGGGAATTGCACTAGCTTGGTTTGGTTAGATTTGAACAGCAACAAGCTGACCGGAGAAATCCCACCCAGACTTGGCCGGCAGCTTGGGGCAAAGTCCTTGAGTGGAATTCTGTCGGGTAACACTCTGGTTTTCGTGAGGAACGTGGGGAATTCGTGTAAAGGAGTTGGAGGACTGTTGGAGTTTGCTGGGATCAGGCCTGAAAGATTGTTGCAGATATCCAACTTGAAAAGCTGTGATTTTACAAGGATGTATTCTGGGCCGGTGTTGAGTCTTTTCACACAATACCAGACGCTGGAGTATTTGGATCTCTCTTACAATCAGCTTCGTGGGAAAATCCCAATCGAAATAGGTGAAATGGTGGCTTTGCAAGTTCTTGAACTAGCACATAATCAGCTGTCTGGAGAGATTCCCTCGTCCCTTGGCCAGCTGAGGAACTTAGGTGTGTTTGATGCATCACATAACAGGTTGCAGGGCCAAATCCCAGAGTCATTCTCGAACCTATCGTTCCTGGTGCAGATTGACTTGTCTTACAATGAATTAACAGGGCCAATTCCACAAAGGGGTCAGTTGAGTACACTTCCAGCAACCCAGTATGCCAATAATCCAGGACTTTGTGGAGTTCCATTGCCTGAATGCCGTAATGGAAACAATCAAGCTGCTACAAATTCAGATTTAGATGGTGGCAAAAGACGTAGGAAGCCTGCTGCTGTTTCATGGGCTAATAGCATTGTCCTTGGGATCCTTATATCCATTGCATCTATCTGTATTTTGATTGTATGGGCCATCGCGATGCGTGCGAGGCGGAGGGAAGCCGAGGAAGTCAAGATGCTTAACAGGTTGCAAGCAGTTCATGCAGCTACAACATGGAAGATTGAGAAAGAGAAAGAACCGCTGAGCATCAATGTGGCAACGTTCCAGAGACAGCTGAGGAAGCTAAAGTTTTCCACACTCATTGAGGCTACCAATGGTTTCTCAGCAGCAAGCCTCATAGGTTGTGGTGGGTTTGGAGAAGTTTTCAAAGCCACTTTGAAGGACGGCTCGAGTGTCGCCATCAAGAAGCTTATTCGATTGAGCTGCCAAGGTGATCGAGAATTCATGGCTGAAATGGAAACTTTAGGAAAGATTAAACATAGGAATCTAGTGCCATTGTTGGGATACTGCATGATTGGAGAGGAAAGACTGCTTGTTTATGAGTTCATGGAGTATGGCAGTCTTGAAGAAATGCTCCATGGAAGAGCAAAAGCGAGAGATCGACGGATTCTAACTTgggaagaaaggaaaaaaattgccAGAGGTGCAGCTAAAGGACTCTGTTTCCTCCACCACAATTGCATCCCTCATATCATACATAGAGATATGAAGTCAAGCAATGTGCTATTAGACCATGAAATGGAAGCCAGGGTCTCAGATTTTGGGATGGCAAGGCTCATAAGTGCCCTTGACACTCATTTAAGTGTGAGCACACTTGCAGGCACACCTGGTTATGTCCCACCAGAATACTACCAAAGTTTCCGATGTACGGTAAGGGGTGACGTCTATTCATTTGGAGTTGTCCTGCTGGAACTCTTGACAGGGAAGCGTCCGACCGATAAAGAGGATTTCGGGGACACCAACTTGGTTGGGTGGGTAAAAATGAAGATAAGAGAACAAAAACACATGGAAGTGATAGACCCAGAAATATTGTTGGTGACTAAAGGAACTGATGAAGCAGAAGCAGAAGAAGTTAAGGAGATGATGAGGTACTTGGAGATAACATTGCAATGTGTGGATGATTTCCCTTCCAAAAGGCCTAGCATGTTGCAGGTGGTGGCAATGCTAAGGGAGCTGATGCCTGGATCAGCTAATGGAAGCAGTAATAGTGCTTGA